TGCCAGGTTTGATGCCTTGAGCAACCGGATTGTCTGTTCCCGCCAGGATCTCAGCATGTTCTGGATCAGAACACGGGAGCACCTGAGCAGGATGCGATTCTGGCAGATACGGCCCTTCAGGCTCGCGGCTACCTTTTTTAAGGAGTTTCTGCTGACAACGGCCTTCGCTCGAAGCCTCTTAGCATCGACTCGCTCGAAACAGCCGAGGGTACTGCAGCATTGACACAATGTACGGCGGCCGTTTTGAAGTGTTGTGGCCCCGTTTTGGCGTAATTGCGCGTAATCATTTTGATAATGCGTAACGCACATAGTTTTGTATGTCGCCGAATTTGGGGATAAGCTCTGGTGCACTTGGGCCACAGTCGTGCCTGAGTATTGGCGATTCGGAGAGAGTTTTGTAAAAGGAGGGATGAAGGAAGTGCGATTGACCGGCAAGGTAAAGTGGTTCAATGACAGCAAGGGGTACGGCTTTATTGAGCGACCGGATGGCGATGATGTCTTTGTGCATTATTCCGCCATCCAGGGCTCCGGCTTCAAGACGCTGGCCGAGGGTCAGGAGGTTGAGTTTGAGGTCGTCGATGGTCCAAAGGGGAAACAGGCCGCGAACGTCATCAGGCTTTAACGCTGCTCCTCCGTCACGAACAAAAAGCCCCCGCGAATTCCATCCTCGTGGGGGCTTTTATGTTTTCTGCTGATCGGCTGAAAACTGAACGCTCAGTTGTCTGCCTGGTTGATGGCTGTGAGGAGCCAAGGGTTTGGCCCGACCGGGCGCGTGACGGTCCAGTACTCCTCAAACTTTACAGGGTCGGTGCGGCTACCGTCTACAACCTGGGAAGTCCCTTCGTCCACAGTATAATCGAGAAGATTCGCCAGGAACCGCACCGTTACATAGTCTTGCCCGCGCTCCTGCCACGCTTCCGTGAGTTCTACGGAGCGGACCGCGATGTTTTCCAGGCGGTTGATCTTCCGCTCGTTCCTGAGCCGCATCACATCTGCGCCAAGCTGAGCGTACATCTCAGGCGTGAGGATCGTGCGAATCGGTTCAAGATCACGATTCCCCCAAGCCGCCTGAACCTTGAAGAAGAGATCGGTGCATGCCTCTCGGAAGCGTCCCTCCTCAAAGCCAGGGTCCATCTGGCGGATATGCGCTATTCCCTGGTCCAGATTGCCTTCTTGGACCATTGTGGCCTGCGAAGCCGTCCCCTGGTACCGTTCCGGCTCACGTTCGCCAAACCCCGTACGCTGATACGGCCCCTCGGTTGGCACCGGCTGCGACCGTTGCTTAACCACCCAATAGATCGCCAAGCCGATCCCACCCAGGATAACCAGGTCCATCAACCCGAATCCCCCACCCATGCCGCCAAAGCCGGCGAAACCCAGACTCCGGAACAACATTCCGCCGAGAAATCCGCCAAGCAGGCCTCCTGCCATGCTCCGCATGAACCCACCGCCTCCGAACGGAGTGGGTGCCGGGGCCGCGAGCGGAGACTGTGGCTCGGGCCGTGGCTGAGTGG
Above is a window of Candidatus Methylomirabilis sp. DNA encoding:
- a CDS encoding cold-shock protein, coding for MTGKVKWFNDSKGYGFIERPDGDDVFVHYSAIQGSGFKTLAEGQEVEFEVVDGPKGKQAANVIRL
- a CDS encoding Tim44 domain-containing protein; amino-acid sequence: MTRKYGQCVGFTILAVVFALLATEIEVWARAGGGGSFGSRGFRSYSSPSRNYYRPTAPTQPRPEPQSPLAAPAPTPFGGGGFMRSMAGGLLGGFLGGMLFRSLGFAGFGGMGGGFGLMDLVILGGIGLAIYWVVKQRSQPVPTEGPYQRTGFGEREPERYQGTASQATMVQEGNLDQGIAHIRQMDPGFEEGRFREACTDLFFKVQAAWGNRDLEPIRTILTPEMYAQLGADVMRLRNERKINRLENIAVRSVELTEAWQERGQDYVTVRFLANLLDYTVDEGTSQVVDGSRTDPVKFEEYWTVTRPVGPNPWLLTAINQADN